In a genomic window of Candidatus Thiothrix sulfatifontis:
- the dnaK gene encoding molecular chaperone DnaK, with protein sequence MGKIIGIDLGTTNSCVAVMDGDKPRVIENAEGDRTTPSIIAFMEDEVLVGQTAKRQAVTNPENTLYAIKRLIGRRFQEDAVQKDIKLVPYKIVQADNGDAWVDVRGKKMAPPEISARVLMKMKKTAEDFLGEPVTEAVITVPAYFNDSQRQATKDAGRIAGLEVKRIINEPTAAALAYGMDKAKGDSKIAVYDLGGGTFDVSIIEIADVDGEMQFEVLSTNGDTFLGGEDFDMRLIDYLADEFRKTSGIDLKGDALAMQRLKDAAEKAKIELSTSQQSDVNLPYITADATGPKHLNIKVSRAKLESLVDDLIERTMAPCKIALKDAGLSAAQINDVILVGGQTRMPKVQEAVKNFFGKEPRKDVNPDEAVAVGAAIQGGVLGGGVKDILLLDVTPLSLGIETLGGVMTKLIQKNTTIPTKASQVFSTAEDNQTAVTVHVLQGEREMARDNKSLGRFDLQDIPPAPRGMPQVEVTFDIDANGILNVGAKDKSTGKQQTIVIKASSGLSDAEVQQMVKDAEAHAEDDRKSRELVDARNQADSMIHGTEKSLKEYGEKVDGASRANLESLISELRDAIKGDNKDVIERKSEALMEASGKLMQQMAGGADGGVEPGAGAQAGGKAGDDDIVDAEFEEVDGKK encoded by the coding sequence ATGGGAAAGATTATCGGTATTGACTTGGGTACAACTAACTCTTGCGTGGCGGTCATGGATGGCGACAAGCCCCGTGTTATCGAAAACGCAGAAGGTGATCGTACTACCCCGTCGATCATTGCGTTCATGGAAGACGAAGTGCTGGTCGGTCAAACCGCTAAGCGCCAAGCCGTCACCAACCCAGAGAACACCCTGTACGCGATTAAGCGTTTGATCGGTCGCCGTTTCCAAGAAGATGCGGTACAAAAAGACATCAAACTCGTGCCGTACAAAATTGTCCAAGCCGACAACGGCGATGCGTGGGTAGACGTGCGCGGCAAGAAAATGGCCCCGCCAGAAATTTCCGCCCGCGTGCTGATGAAGATGAAGAAAACCGCTGAAGATTTCTTGGGCGAGCCTGTCACCGAAGCGGTTATTACTGTTCCGGCTTACTTTAACGACTCGCAGCGCCAAGCCACTAAAGACGCGGGCAGAATTGCCGGTTTGGAAGTCAAGCGTATCATCAATGAGCCAACCGCCGCTGCACTGGCTTACGGCATGGATAAAGCCAAAGGCGACAGCAAAATTGCCGTTTACGACTTGGGTGGCGGTACGTTTGACGTATCCATCATCGAAATCGCCGACGTTGATGGCGAAATGCAGTTTGAAGTATTGTCTACCAACGGTGACACTTTCCTCGGTGGCGAAGACTTCGACATGCGCTTGATTGACTATCTGGCAGACGAATTCCGCAAAACCAGCGGCATTGACCTCAAAGGCGATGCACTGGCGATGCAACGTCTGAAAGATGCGGCAGAAAAAGCCAAGATTGAGTTGTCAACCAGCCAACAATCGGATGTGAATTTGCCGTACATTACCGCTGATGCGACTGGCCCGAAGCACTTGAATATCAAAGTGAGCCGAGCCAAGCTGGAATCACTGGTGGATGATCTGATTGAGCGCACCATGGCACCGTGTAAAATTGCGCTGAAAGATGCAGGTTTATCTGCTGCACAAATTAACGATGTTATTTTGGTCGGTGGTCAGACCCGGATGCCTAAAGTGCAAGAAGCGGTGAAAAACTTCTTCGGCAAAGAGCCACGTAAAGATGTGAATCCTGATGAAGCGGTTGCTGTTGGTGCCGCGATTCAAGGCGGCGTATTGGGCGGCGGCGTTAAAGACATTCTGTTGTTGGACGTTACCCCACTGTCATTGGGTATCGAAACCCTTGGCGGCGTTATGACCAAGCTGATCCAAAAGAACACCACGATCCCCACCAAGGCATCGCAAGTGTTTTCGACCGCTGAAGACAACCAAACGGCTGTGACCGTGCATGTGCTGCAAGGTGAACGTGAAATGGCGCGTGACAACAAGTCACTGGGTCGTTTCGACCTGCAAGACATCCCACCTGCACCGCGTGGTATGCCACAAGTAGAAGTGACGTTTGACATCGACGCGAACGGCATCTTGAACGTTGGCGCGAAAGACAAGTCTACCGGCAAGCAGCAAACCATCGTGATCAAGGCTTCTTCCGGCTTGTCCGATGCTGAAGTCCAGCAAATGGTGAAGGATGCGGAAGCGCACGCGGAAGATGACCGTAAATCTCGCGAATTGGTCGATGCGCGTAACCAAGCCGACAGCATGATACACGGCACGGAAAAGTCACTGAAAGAGTACGGTGAGAAAGTGGATGGCGCATCGCGTGCTAACCTCGAATCCCTGATCAGCGAATTGCGTGATGCGATTAAAGGCGACAACAAAGACGTGATCGAGCGCAAGTCCGAAGCGTTGATGGAAGCATCTGGCAAGCTGATGCAGCAAATGGCGGGCGGCGCAGACGGCGGCGTTGAGCCGGGTGCAGGCGCACAAGCCGGTGGCAAAGCGGGCGATGACGACATCGTTGATGCTGAATTTGAAGAAGTCGATGGCAAGAAGTAA